Proteins found in one Borreliella valaisiana VS116 genomic segment:
- a CDS encoding superoxide dismutase, protein MFKLPELGYNYDAVEPYIDAKTMEIHHSKHHNGFVMNLNSILEKMGKSHLKDVSDILKNIHDFPNEFQTPIRNNAGGYSNHTLYFRTLKPGNKNNLLEKFANDVNTTFGGLDVLKASLKDTAMKIFGSGWAWLVLCPDSGLKVISMPNQDSPIMMSYKPILGIDVWEHAYYLKYQNRRIEYVDAFLKALNWEEVSKIYNEANN, encoded by the coding sequence ATGTTTAAATTGCCAGAACTTGGTTATAATTATGATGCTGTTGAGCCTTATATTGATGCTAAAACTATGGAAATTCATCATAGTAAGCATCATAACGGTTTTGTAATGAACTTGAATTCTATTTTGGAAAAAATGGGAAAAAGCCATTTAAAAGATGTGTCAGACATATTGAAAAATATTCATGATTTTCCAAATGAATTTCAAACTCCAATAAGGAATAATGCTGGGGGCTATTCGAACCATACTTTGTATTTTAGAACTTTAAAGCCAGGAAATAAGAATAATCTTTTAGAAAAGTTTGCAAATGATGTTAATACAACTTTTGGAGGTCTAGATGTTCTTAAGGCTAGCTTGAAAGATACTGCGATGAAAATTTTTGGAAGTGGTTGGGCATGGTTAGTATTGTGTCCTGACAGTGGACTTAAAGTGATTTCAATGCCTAATCAGGATAGTCCTATAATGATGTCTTATAAGCCAATTTTGGGTATTGATGTTTGGGAGCATGCTTATTATCTTAAATATCAAAATAGAAGAATTGAATATGTTGATGCCTTTTTAAAGGCTTTAAATTGGGAAGAAGTTTCTAAAATTTATAATGAAGCTAACAATTAG
- the flaB gene encoding flagellin FlaB, translating into MIINHNTSAINASRNNGINAANLSKTQEKLSSGYRINRASDDAAGMGVSGKINAQIRGLSQASRNTSKAINFIQTTEGNLNEVEKVLVRMKELAVQSGNGTYSDSDRGSIQIEIEQLTDEINRIADQAQYNQMHMLSNKSAAQNVKTAEELGMQPAKINTPASLSGSQASWTLRVHVGANQDEAIAVNIYAANVANLFSGEGAQTAQATPVQEGAQQEGAQQPAPATAPSQGGVNSPVNVTTTVDANTSLAKIENAIRMISDQRANLGAFQNRLESIKDSTEYAIENLKASYAQIKDATMTDEVVAATTNSILTQSAMAMIAQANQVPQYVLSLLR; encoded by the coding sequence ATGATTATAAATCATAATACATCAGCTATTAATGCTTCAAGAAATAATGGTATTAATGCTGCTAATCTTAGTAAAACTCAAGAGAAGCTTTCTAGTGGGTACAGAATTAATCGAGCTTCTGATGATGCTGCTGGTATGGGGGTTTCTGGTAAAATTAATGCTCAAATAAGAGGTTTATCACAAGCTTCTAGAAACACTTCAAAAGCTATCAATTTTATTCAGACAACAGAAGGGAATTTGAATGAAGTAGAAAAAGTTTTAGTAAGAATGAAAGAATTAGCAGTTCAATCAGGTAACGGCACATATTCAGACTCAGACAGAGGTTCTATACAGATTGAAATAGAGCAACTTACAGACGAAATTAATAGAATTGCTGATCAAGCTCAATATAACCAAATGCACATGTTGTCAAACAAATCTGCTGCTCAAAATGTAAAAACAGCTGAAGAGCTTGGAATGCAACCTGCAAAAATTAACACACCAGCATCACTTTCAGGATCTCAGGCTTCTTGGACCTTAAGAGTTCACGTGGGAGCAAATCAAGATGAGGCGATTGCTGTAAATATTTATGCAGCTAATGTTGCAAATCTGTTTTCTGGTGAGGGAGCTCAAACTGCTCAGGCTACACCTGTTCAAGAAGGTGCTCAACAGGAAGGAGCTCAACAACCAGCACCTGCTACAGCACCTTCTCAAGGTGGAGTTAATTCTCCTGTTAATGTTACAACTACAGTTGATGCTAATACATCACTTGCTAAGATAGAAAATGCTATTAGAATGATAAGCGATCAAAGAGCAAATTTAGGTGCTTTCCAAAATAGACTTGAATCTATAAAGGATAGTACTGAGTATGCTATTGAAAATCTTAAAGCATCTTATGCTCAAATAAAAGATGCTACAATGACAGATGAGGTTGTAGCAGCTACAACTAATAGTATTTTAACACAATCTGCAATGGCAATGATTGCGCAAGCTAATCAAGTTCCCCAATATGTTTTGTCACTGCTTAGATAA
- the nagA gene encoding N-acetylglucosamine-6-phosphate deacetylase, translating into MPNFCLFNSKSVLTGNDKLDNSAVLIKDNKIFDIVTSDRLKKMDLGEYQMIDTKGNYITPGLYDNHIHGFHGYGTDQCSTESILKMSEHLAQYGVVGFLPTLYPRPIDEMIQTIKACTAAIGKEKGSKILGLHLEGPFFSPEKRGAHPVSYLHEPSIKVMQKLIDAAGGIFTGSNGKKKTHISTMTVAPELKGMRELAIFCLENNINLQAGHTNAKYENMIEGFQVGILHTTHFFNAMSKLDHRNPNAIGAVLIHGDVSCEIIADGHHIHPKLVLMLRKLKDISKIVLVTDGLTPNFQTSGKLIANGDEVYIAEDGLFHSVKSNTIAGSTLTMIQGLKNLVEFGYSLSDAVQASSYNPTRILNIDNKGLICHGYDANINVLDKDFNLKLTMIESKIIFNNL; encoded by the coding sequence ATGCCAAATTTTTGCTTATTCAACTCAAAATCCGTTTTAACTGGAAATGACAAACTGGATAATTCAGCAGTCCTAATTAAAGATAATAAAATTTTTGATATTGTTACATCTGACAGGCTTAAAAAAATGGATCTAGGAGAATACCAAATGATTGATACAAAAGGCAATTATATAACTCCTGGACTTTACGACAATCATATTCATGGATTTCACGGTTACGGTACAGATCAATGTTCAACAGAATCAATACTTAAAATGTCAGAGCATTTAGCACAATACGGTGTAGTAGGATTTTTACCAACTCTTTATCCAAGACCAATAGACGAAATGATTCAAACAATAAAAGCTTGCACAGCAGCAATTGGCAAAGAAAAGGGATCTAAGATTCTAGGGCTTCACCTTGAAGGGCCATTTTTCTCCCCTGAAAAAAGAGGCGCACACCCTGTTTCTTATCTTCACGAACCTAGTATTAAAGTTATGCAAAAACTAATAGACGCAGCTGGTGGAATATTTACAGGATCAAACGGTAAAAAAAAAACACACATAAGTACAATGACTGTTGCTCCTGAGCTTAAAGGCATGAGAGAGCTTGCAATATTTTGCCTTGAAAATAATATAAACCTTCAAGCAGGACACACAAACGCAAAATATGAAAATATGATCGAAGGATTTCAAGTTGGAATACTTCACACAACCCATTTTTTCAACGCAATGTCAAAGCTTGACCACAGAAATCCAAATGCAATAGGAGCGGTATTAATACACGGTGATGTTTCTTGTGAAATTATTGCAGATGGTCATCATATACACCCAAAATTAGTTTTAATGCTTAGAAAGCTTAAGGATATAAGTAAAATAGTGCTTGTAACTGATGGACTTACTCCGAATTTTCAAACTTCTGGAAAATTAATTGCAAACGGAGATGAAGTTTATATTGCAGAAGATGGATTATTCCACAGCGTAAAAAGCAACACAATAGCTGGATCAACACTTACAATGATACAAGGTCTTAAAAATTTAGTAGAATTCGGATACAGCTTAAGTGATGCTGTTCAAGCAAGCTCCTATAATCCAACAAGAATTCTCAATATTGATAACAAAGGGTTAATATGCCATGGATATGATGCAAACATCAATGTTTTAGATAAAGATTTTAACCTAAAATTAACAATGATAGAATCTAAAATAATTTTTAACAATCTCTAA
- the nagB gene encoding glucosamine-6-phosphate deaminase, with the protein MRLIIRPTYEDISKWAANHVAQKIKEFSPTKEKPFVLGLPTGSSPIGMYKNLIKLNKDKKISFQNVITFNMDEYIGIEENHPKSYHSFMWENFFSHIDIKKENINILNGNALNLKKECEEYEKKIKSLGGIMLFVGGIGPDGHIAFNEPGSSLTSRTRIKTLTQDTIIANSRFFEGNVDKVPKSALTVGIGTILDSQEILIIVNGHNKARALKHAIEKGVNHMWTISALQLHKNAIIVSDKNATYELKVGTVEYFNDIEKENFKNDLK; encoded by the coding sequence ATGAGACTAATAATCAGACCTACGTATGAAGACATATCAAAGTGGGCAGCCAATCATGTAGCACAAAAAATTAAAGAATTTTCTCCAACAAAAGAAAAGCCGTTTGTCCTTGGACTTCCAACAGGCAGCTCTCCAATCGGCATGTACAAAAATTTAATTAAATTAAATAAAGATAAAAAAATTTCATTTCAAAATGTCATAACTTTCAACATGGATGAATACATAGGAATTGAAGAAAATCATCCTAAAAGTTACCATTCATTTATGTGGGAAAATTTTTTTTCTCACATTGATATTAAAAAAGAAAATATAAATATACTAAATGGAAATGCTTTAAATCTCAAAAAAGAATGTGAAGAGTATGAAAAAAAAATCAAATCTTTGGGGGGGATCATGCTTTTTGTAGGTGGAATCGGACCTGACGGTCACATTGCTTTTAACGAACCGGGCTCCTCTTTAACATCAAGAACAAGAATCAAAACTTTAACCCAAGATACAATCATTGCTAATTCAAGATTTTTTGAAGGCAATGTGGACAAAGTTCCCAAAAGTGCGCTAACTGTTGGAATTGGAACAATTTTGGATTCACAAGAAATTTTAATAATAGTAAATGGACATAACAAAGCAAGAGCATTAAAGCATGCTATTGAAAAAGGTGTTAATCATATGTGGACAATTAGCGCACTTCAATTGCATAAAAATGCAATCATAGTATCTGACAAAAATGCAACTTATGAATTAAAAGTAGGAACAGTAGAATACTTTAACGACATAGAAAAAGAAAATTTTAAAAATGACTTAAAATAA
- the fliD gene encoding flagellar filament capping protein FliD encodes MASGFFVPGLESKYNTKEIRESMLKPDKAKIDSSSKKLKSLEQEKSAWLSINRKISTLNSLAKEITSLNSPFNLMSGNSSNSEILTLSTRYGSKNETHKLIVDQISSADVFLSSNFDPKKITIPEGDYIFLVGKKEINVKSNGNIDLLVKDINNKGKGFLSAKIVKSDKNGNSRFILESLKEGKDNKLIIKGEGLSFAKQIGILSELKTNFNPILSNIVVNQSSSNNRLAFENNNLVLNPLSEISIEIPEDIEITSRSKIKFEVKYFDTGLEEPDSKIIFNPGEATFKDAKVDSEDSVVDLGSDLKTPLEKKYIQMNMVKISSKEGSLELPLINISNNFEEVEVDIGALSNLEEINIENKANNKVIVISNVEVFDPKNRDGHLPINAKSFAENAKIKFDGVDVERDSNVINDLVPNVTLSLKKASSDVVEAKVEPDYEGIKRVLLDFIGAYNEVLAEINIVSSNEDQFDNQKSNIVEELTYLSESQKEEAYKNLGILRSEFLLKNLKSRLESIIFKPYVTSDPNFSIINQMGVFTNSISSSGGLSRYLRLDEKKFDESIRNNIDNVRELFLFDLNGDRVYDNGIAKMLGDCLSPLVTSGGVIYNKIKNYDLKIVNQKNKVEDYKKKYDDRERKVEGELNTLDFTVKRMKDQENTLKAFDFNQRNR; translated from the coding sequence ATGGCGTCAGGATTTTTTGTTCCTGGACTTGAGAGCAAATATAATACTAAAGAAATTCGTGAATCCATGCTGAAGCCCGATAAGGCCAAAATTGATTCTTCTTCTAAGAAACTTAAATCTTTAGAGCAAGAAAAAAGTGCTTGGCTTTCAATTAATAGGAAAATTTCTACTTTAAATTCTCTTGCAAAAGAAATTACATCACTTAACAGTCCTTTTAATCTAATGTCAGGAAATTCTAGCAATAGCGAAATTTTAACTCTGTCTACTCGATATGGATCCAAGAATGAAACTCACAAGTTAATTGTTGATCAAATATCGTCAGCTGATGTGTTTCTGTCTTCAAACTTTGATCCTAAAAAAATTACAATTCCAGAGGGTGATTATATATTTTTAGTTGGCAAGAAAGAAATTAATGTAAAAAGTAATGGTAACATTGATTTACTTGTTAAGGATATTAATAACAAGGGAAAGGGCTTTTTATCTGCAAAAATAGTAAAAAGTGATAAAAACGGGAATAGTCGTTTTATTTTAGAATCCTTGAAGGAAGGTAAAGATAATAAACTTATTATCAAAGGGGAAGGATTGTCTTTTGCCAAGCAAATTGGCATTTTAAGTGAGCTGAAAACCAATTTTAATCCGATTCTTTCAAATATTGTTGTAAATCAATCTAGTAGTAATAATAGGCTTGCTTTTGAAAATAATAACCTTGTTTTAAATCCACTTTCAGAGATATCGATTGAAATTCCTGAAGATATTGAAATTACATCTAGGAGTAAAATTAAATTTGAAGTTAAGTATTTTGATACAGGCTTGGAAGAGCCTGATAGTAAAATTATTTTTAATCCCGGAGAAGCTACATTTAAGGATGCAAAAGTTGACAGTGAAGATAGTGTGGTTGACCTTGGATCTGATTTAAAAACTCCTTTGGAAAAAAAATATATTCAAATGAATATGGTTAAAATATCTAGCAAGGAAGGTTCTTTAGAGCTTCCCTTAATAAATATTTCGAATAACTTTGAGGAAGTTGAAGTTGATATTGGAGCTCTTTCTAATCTAGAAGAAATAAATATTGAAAATAAAGCAAATAATAAAGTAATTGTGATTAGTAATGTCGAAGTTTTTGATCCAAAAAATAGAGATGGGCATTTGCCAATAAATGCTAAAAGTTTTGCTGAGAATGCAAAAATTAAATTTGATGGAGTAGATGTTGAGAGGGATTCAAATGTTATTAATGATTTAGTTCCGAATGTAACATTAAGTCTAAAAAAAGCTTCAAGTGATGTGGTTGAGGCCAAAGTTGAACCCGATTATGAAGGGATTAAGAGAGTTCTTTTAGATTTTATTGGCGCTTATAATGAAGTTCTTGCTGAGATTAATATTGTAAGTTCCAATGAAGATCAATTTGATAATCAAAAGTCTAATATAGTTGAAGAACTGACTTATCTTAGTGAGTCTCAAAAAGAAGAGGCTTATAAAAATTTAGGCATTCTAAGATCTGAATTTTTATTAAAAAATCTTAAATCTAGACTAGAATCAATAATTTTTAAGCCTTATGTTACTAGTGATCCTAATTTTTCAATAATTAATCAGATGGGAGTGTTTACTAATTCTATTTCTTCTTCTGGTGGGCTTTCTAGATATTTGAGACTTGATGAGAAAAAGTTTGATGAATCAATTCGCAATAACATCGATAATGTTAGAGAACTTTTTTTATTTGACCTAAATGGTGACAGAGTATATGATAATGGGATTGCCAAAATGCTAGGAGATTGTTTGTCGCCTCTTGTGACTTCTGGAGGAGTTATTTATAATAAAATAAAAAATTACGACTTAAAAATTGTTAATCAAAAAAATAAAGTTGAAGATTATAAAAAGAAGTACGATGATAGAGAGAGAAAAGTAGAAGGCGAGCTTAATACCTTAGATTTTACCGTTAAGCGCATGAAAGATCAGGAAAATACATTAAAGGCTTTTGATTTTAATCAAAGAAATAGATAA